CCGTCACGGCTAAAAACGTCTGGCCTTCATCGATGCCCGCGTTTTGAAGCATGCGCGGGTCACTGCCCGATCCCTCCAGGGTCTGGACATCGGCTAGATCACTAAGGCGTTGCAATGCCTCACGATTTTTGTCGATGACCACCACTTCCTTGTTTTCTTGGGAAAGCCGATGGGCAATGTGAAAACCCACTTCTCCCGCACCCACAATGATCACCCTCACAGGTTCACCTCCAGGGCATGGTGTGTCCACGTGCTTAGCCGTGGTTACGTCCCGCCTTTAGCAGAACTCCACGCCCAAGGGAAGATGGAGCCGGCTCGTTCTTGCATACTTCTAAGGAATCTGATACAAACCGGCGTTGTGAAATAAGGGGCATACAGGAGGAATCTATGTCACAATGGGCGTGGCGCTTGGGCATGTTGGTGGTCGGTGGGGTCCCCGCCATTGTTGGCGGCGGCCTATTCTGGCATTTTTTTGAAAAATGGACGGCGGTGGTCGTGTGGGAAATTGTGGTGCTTTTTCTTCTGAGCCTCATTATTGCCAAAGGGGACAAAAAGGCAGCCCAGCAAGCGCATCACTGAAGGCCGGTTTTGAGGAAACAAGATGGAATGTCGCAAGGAAAAGAATCTGGATGTGTGTCCGTGCACTTACGAGCCCTGTGCCAAGAAGGGCCTCTGTTGTGAATGTCTTCAGTATCACTTGAAAAGTCGGCAGCTTCCCGGCTGCTGCTTTCCCAAGGACGCGGAACGTACCTACGATCGATCCTTTGAGCACTTTGCCCGTTTGGTGCGGGAAAAAAGGATCTGACGGCCTGTCGTCTCACGGCACGTGGGGTTGGCTCATCCCGCCCCGGCAGTGAGGAGGGTGGGCTGTGCGGTCGCTCACGTCCCTTTCCTTTCCACCAATTCCCATTGACCCGCTCGAAGCGCTCTTCTCGAGCTGCGCTCGATCGATCGCTGGAACCCTCTCCCGCACATGGGAGAGGGTTTTTTCCGTGGGCTTTTGAGAATGTGTGAAGTGCGAAAGTCGATGAGTGTTGCCGTTGCGGGAGAAACCGTGCCCTGCAAACCAGTGAATCCAGGGCTTTGTGGCGGACCTGGTGGACCTTGTGGTTTTTTCCTGGAAATATGTGGTGATCGGCATAGGAATGGCTCTGGCGGTGGCGGGATTCTATGTGTGGAAGGCTACACCACTTTATGCTGTTAAGATGCTGGTAAGGCCGGGCATCACGGCCTTTGACGAGACGGGCAGGGAAATTCGCAGCTGGAACGTGGGCGATGTCATGGACTTTTTTCGAGAGGACGCCAATCGAGCCTTTCTTCCCAAAAGCGGGCCTTCACAGGAGTTCTCCACGCTGCATTCGGCCCAAGGCCGCAGCGCCACGACGGTGACGCTGACCATTGATCACACAAAATCGCCCGCATCTTTAACACTTACGGGTCGCGCATGCATTCCCACGACGACCGAGTGGTGAGCCAGTTCATCGCGCAGGCGTTGTTCAACAAACCCATCACCGTCTTCGGGGACGGTTTTCCAACGCGATCCTTTGGCTACGTGGACGACATGGTCGACGGCTTCCTTCGTCTGATGGAATCCCCCGAGGAGGTCACGAGCCCGATTCTTTTCAAAAAACGGCGATATGGTTTGGATGGACAGCCTATCAACTAGGCAAGTTTCGCACCCTAAGAGTGTGCAAAGACGGCTACACGTTCAAACAAGCCACCAAAGGCGACCCTCGCGTGCCCCCCTTGGAAGGTTTCTGCGCAAAAGTTTCCTGGACGAACTCCCACAGCTCATCAACGTTATTCAGGGCCGCTTGTCGCTGGTGGGACCGCGTTCGCACCCGGTGGCCTTGAACGAAGAATTTCGAAAGAAGGTCTTCGGTAACATGCTTCGCCACAAGGTGAGGCCCGGGATCACGGGGTTGGCGCAGAGCAAGGGATGGCGTGGCGAAACAGACACGTTGGAAAAGATGCAAAAGAGGGTGGAATTCGACCTGGAATACCTGCGCTCCTGGTCCCTGTGGCTCGGCATCAAAATCCTGTTTTTGACCGTTTTTCAGGTCTGGAAGAGCGAAAACGCCTACTGAGCTGCGGCTCTTGGACGCTCCCTTTAAACTCCCGATGCGGGTAACGTGAAAGAAGCGCCGCAAGGCCGGCCGGCAATGGGTTTGAGAGCACTTTTCCTATCGAAATCAGGGTCTTCGGGCCCGCACAATAAGCGGGCGCGGGGCCCGCGCTTCCGGCGAAAAAGCCGTTTTGGGATCAGCGCAAGCCAGCTTTGGCCAGGGACGTGGGACCACGGCGTCGAGCCCTAAGCGCTGCCCTTCTGATCGACGGCAGAAGCCTGTAGGCCGGCTTTCCTTTTGATGCGCAGCAGCCCGGGGCTTCTGTGAAAGTACATGTGCGGAGAATCCACGCCGACGTCTAGAAAAAGGTTTTCGATGACATCAAAGAGCACGGGCCGGTCCGGGTACGTGAAAGCCTTTTCCTCGTTTCGCAAAGCCTGCCAGGTGTGGTGAGCCTCGGGGTGCTCGGCAAAGACCCGCTCCTTGACTTTTTCGCAATAGAACATGGCACAAGAAATGGGGGGGAGAGTCCACACACAGCCCTGAGGCCCAAGGTACACACACCGATCGGATCGCAAGGGCCGAAGCAAGGCCTGAAAAAGTCTTTCTCTTTCATCCGTCTTCGAAACGAGGTATGTGATCACCTGATCGGCGAAAAAAGTGAAGATGCTTTCAAAACCGCAACAGGCGCTTTGATGTGTTGTGAAACAAAGCGGCATGCAATGGGGCGCGAAAAACTTTTCGTGGAACGCCGCGAGTTTTTGGCGAAAGGCGAGATACGGCCTGACCGCCGTAGCCAGCAGGGCGAGCTGATCCCTTGAAAGGGTTTCCATGGCTTCTCGAATCGCGGTGAAACTTGCCCACTGGTCCCGATTGTATTCGCTCATGGGTCACGTTAGCGTGTCACGGCACGAGTTGTCACGTCGGCCGACATGCCATAGGGAAAAGGAGGAGAGGTTATGGCAAGCGACGTCTGGATCACCTTCATCACCGTGGGCAACGCCGATCAGGCGTACAACATTGCCAAGACGGTGGTGGAAGAAAACTTGGCCGCCTGCGTGAACATTCTTCCCGCCGTTCGTTCCATCTACCGGTGGAAAGGGGAACTGTGCGACGATGCGGAATGCCTTCTTATGGCCAAAACCACGCCGGATGTTTTCCCCTTGTTAAAAGCCCGTGTCAAGGCCTTACACAGCTATGAAGTTCCGGAAATCATCGCGGTGCCCGTCCAGGACGGCCATGAGCCGTACCTGGAATGGGTGAAGAAGGAGACGCAACCACCTTCTCGGTAACACGGCGGATCGAAAGAACCTGGAGGTCCTTTCTTTGCCATGTTGCGGGGTTGGAGGTGACGGCCTGCCGCCGCGCCGGTCAGGACGGCGGCACCTCCCGAAAGCCTTCCTTGGAGAGCACAGCGAATCGGTACGGCGGGCCCACTTCTTCCTTGTACCAGGTGAGCGATTCCATGGCCGCACGCACTTCGGTGAGCACGTCCTGCACCGTGGCGCCTCGTTGTGCCATTTGGCTGAGGCGGTATTCCAAGGCCATGCGCCGAGGCACCGTAAAGGCATGGCGAATTTCTTCGCCGTCCAACTGAGGCTGTTTTTTCTTAGTCCAGACGAGATACAGTTTTTGAGGGTTTTCCGGGTCCTGGGCTGAAACACCGGCCAAGAGGAAGTAGACCTGATGTATGGGATCCAGGGGAACCACGCGGCACATCTTGCGCCGGAATTCATTGAATTGTGAGGCAAGAAAAGAAAGAGCCGCAGGGTAGATGTCGGCAATGTCCTCAAGTTTTTCGTCGGCCACAAAGCGGCTCAGTAATCGAGCCATTTCCGCGCCTTCTGGAGCCCCGCCGGCGGCCACAGCCGCCCGAGGGCCCAAAGGATGAAGCCATTCCACCGTGCTATGGATCACGTTTCCTTGAGTGTCCACGTCCACGGCTTTGGCATCCACGGCGAGAACAATCCCTTCCTTGGTCTGGCAGGCTATGATCTGAGACATGACCGATTTCCTTTTTGCCTTGAGGAAAAGACCGTTTACACTCAGGAGAAAATTTTTTAGACATCAAAACATTAACCTGGGCCTGACGCACCATCCGCTTTCACTTTAAGCAGGAGGCGTGAAATGGGCAAGAGGTGGTCCGCGTGGTTACTCGTGACGGCCTTGATCATGGTGCTCCGCCCGGCGGCTATAGCAGCTCGAACAATCCGCGTCTGCACGGACGATAATTTCCCTCTCACTTTCGCGATGAAACAGGCCGTGTCTCAGGCCTATTTCATGATCTTCTTCGAGAAATGGCCCTCAAGGAAAACTGGGCCCTGCGTTTCCGTCACGAAAGCCGGGCACAGTGTCTACGTGCCTTAGAGGACGGTGACGTGGAGGTGGTTCCGGCCATTGCGGACGATTCAGAAGACGCCCACTTGTACCGATTCGCTCGAGAAACCGTCTTGGTGAATTGGGGCGTCCTCCTTGCCGCCAATGGGCATGCCATCCAAAACATCGTGGAACTGAACGGGAAGCGGATCGCTGTGCGGAGCGACGACATCTATGCTTCCGCGTTGGAGAAAATGCTGAACCGGTTTCAGCTTCAGGTGGAATTCCTAAAGGCCTCCTCTTACGATGCGGTGCGCTCCATGGTGGAACGCGGCGATGCGGACATGGGGCTTACTGACAGAATCTACGCCACGTATGCCCAAAACCACCGCCCGGTGACGGCCACGCCCATCGTGGTGCACCCGGTCGAGCTCAAATTTGCCACATCGCTCAAGGCGCCGCCTGAGCTTGCCGAGACCATTGACGAGCATCTTAGAGCTTGGAAAGCCGACGAGAACTCCCCTTTTCACCAGGCCATGGTTCGTTGGTTGTTTATAACGAAAAAATCCCCTCGACACGGAATCCTACCACCCTTTTTCTATGCAATCCTCGCGGGCGTCGTGATTCTTACGACCATCATCTTTTTGCTTCGGTCCCAACTTCGCCAAAAGATTCAGCCCATTCAAGATCTTCGTGATCAGCTTCATGCCGTGACCACACCACGGCGCGCCGCGGAAGCTGCCCTCGCCGAAGTCGAACACTGGTATCGTGCTATTTTCGAAACAGCGGGTGATGCTTTGATGATTCTTGATGAAAGAGGAATCATTTTGGAATGCAATCCTGCCGCATGCCGTTTGTTCAAAGCCTCGGAAGAGCAGATTCTGGGCAAAACCCCCATGGATCTTTCGCCGGAAGTCCAACCGGACGGCAGTTTGTCCCATGAAAAGGGTGCGGTTTTTCTTGATTCCACTCTGGCGGGGTGTCCTCAACACTTTGAATGGGATCACGAAACCTTTGATGGCCAAGTCATCAAAGCGGAAGTACAGATGAACCTCACGTTTCAAGCAGGCCAGGCGCGCGTTTTGGCCTGTGTGCGCGATGTTTCTCATAAGGCGGCTCTCGAAATGGAGCGGGAAAAGCAGCGCGATTTCCTTCGAACGTTGCTGGACGGAATCCCCGGCGCCCTTTTCGTCATCGATTTACAAGGGCGTGTCATTTTCTGGAACAAATTGTGCGAGACACTTACCGGTCTTCCGCAGGAGCAAGTTCTCAACCGACCTTTGAACCTCAAGCCCCTTTTTAAAGGAAGAGATCTACCTGTGCCCGCTTTGCTTCTTTTAGAAATGACGCCGGAGGAGTTTCTTCAAAGATATCCCCATTGGAAGGCCCAGCCTATGCCTTTTCATTCCGATGGTATACAACTGACCGGAGAAATCGTCGTGCAAGGTCAAGAGCGTTACGTGGACATTGGGGCCGCGAGACTGAGAGATCGGCGCGGGGAGTTGTTGGGCATTGTGCAATGTGCAAGGGATATCACTCAGGAAGTCCAGATACAGAAGCAGATGCTGCATTCCCAAAAGATGGAAGCGGTGGGGAAGTTGTCCGCCGGTATCGCCCATGACTTCAATAACATTTTGACGATCATCTTGGGATGCTGTGACCTCTTGCTCACAAAATCGGACTTGGACTCGACGGCCAAAAAGCGTGTCGACGAAATCGAAAAGGCGGCCGAACGGGCCTCGAACCTGACCAGGCAGCTTTTGGTTTTCAGTCGAAAACAGGTCATGCAGCCGGTGCCCCTTGACTTCAACAAGCTCATCGAGGACCTCTGCCCTATTCTTCGCCGGGCCGTGGGTGAAGATATTGAAATCAGGCAAAGCTTGGGAAAAGATTTGTGGCCCGTGATGGCGGATCCGGTTTTTTTGGAACAAACGATGTTAAACCTTGTCATCAACGCCAGGGATGCCATGGCTTCTGGAGGGCGCATCACCATTGAAACGTGGAACGAGCCGGTCGTCGAAGCTCGCGATGCGGGTCTTTTTGTCATTCAACCGGGAGAATATGTCTGCCTTCGTGTGCGCGACACGGGCCATGGAATCCCCCCGGAAATCCAACAGAGGATTTTTGAACCCTTTTTTACGACGAAATCCGAAGGCCGAGGCACCGGCCTTGGACTCGCTACCGTCTACGGCATCGTGAAACAGCTCGGAGGCTATATTGTGGTGGACAGCGCCGTGGGACAAGGGGCAGCATTTCAGATCTTTCTTCCTCGAAGCAAGGCCCAGCAACAGACCACCTCGAGCTCTTCAGCTCAGGTTTTCGACCTTCCCCAAGGTTTAGGAACCATCTTGGTTGTGGAGGATGAAGAGGCTTTGCGGGCAATGGTTCAGGAGGTATTAACGGAAAACGGGTATCATGTGCTCACGGCGAGTCACGGTGCGGAAGCCCTGGAAGTCTTGGAACAAGCATCCAAAGTGGATCTGGTGTTGACGGATGTGGTTATGCCCGAAATGAACGGCGTCGCTCTGGCCCGCCACCTTGCGAAGAAAGCTCCCGGGGTGCCGATTCTCTTCATTTCCGGGTACACGGACGATCAGCTGGCATACCGAGGCATCCTGCTGCCCGATGTGCACCTTCTGGCGAAACCCTTTAGCCCCCAAAAACTCCTTCAGACGGTGGGCCGCGTGCTCCACCGAAAATCCCGCTTATCTTCTCATGAGGCCAATGATCAAGGCCGCCCCCATGAAGGAGCGGCCTGATCGGACCCTTTGAGGTGGTCGGGACGACTGGATTTGAACCAGCGACCTCTGCGTCCCGAACGCAGCGCTCTCCCAAACTGAGCCACGTCCCGCCGGCGATTCTTCTAGCAGAACAGAGCTGCTCTGTCTAGCCTTTTCCGGTCATGGGACACCGTCCGCACCGTGGGCCGTTGGCCAAGGTTTGACCGCCCACACGATTGCATGGGCTCGCGGGGTTCACCTCTAGTCCCGAGACCGCGGTGGTGCTATAGGAAAAGAGAAACGTTTTTGGGGAAGCTCAAAACGTGTGTGCTGCGGTTTCCAAGGAAGGTTTTGCCCGCGTGCCCCAGGATCTGAGGCAGGAAGCAACGAGTCCAGGGAACGTCGCGTGTCCTTCAAGGGGGGCGTCGGTGCTGATTGAAACGAACGAAGAACCGGAACAGAGAAAAGAAAGCCTGGGTGTGCACAGGCCGACGCAGGATTTCCAAGAAGGGAGCATGGAGGAAGGATCTTTCATCGAAGCCGAGAGTGCCGCCGGCCTGGGCCATGAAGCCGTTGCTAAAGCCGATGCTCTGGTGAACGCTGCCCAAGCATTGCACGTGGAGGTCCCACGGCTGCCCCATGAGCCCGGTGTCTACCTGTTTAAGGACGACCAGGGACACGTTCTTTACGTGGGCAAGGCACGCGATTTGCGAAAGCGCGTGGCGAGCTATCTGCGCAGCACCGACACCCTCCCCGTGAAAACGCGGGCCTTGTTGAAAAACGCGTCCCATGTGGAATTCGTTGTCACCGGAAACGAAAAAGAAGCGCTCCTTTTGGAATCCAGTCTAATCAAGCGGTACCGGCCTCGATACAACGTGGTCCTGCGGGATGACAAGAACTACCCGGCCTTGAGGTTGGATCCCCGAGAACCCTATCCGCGCTTGTCCGTGGTGCGCCGTTTTGAAAAGGACGGCGCACTCTATTTCGGCCCCTACCATGCCGCGCACGCCTTGCGGGAGACCCTCAAGGTGCTGCACAAAGTTTTTCCTTTGCGCTTGTGCAAGTCTTCCAAGCTCATCCCTCGAGATCGCCCCTGCCTCAACCACTCCCTGGGGCGATGCCTGGGCGCCTGTGCCGGTAAAGTGTCTCAGGAAGAGTACCGGCGCATGGTGGATGAAGTCATTTTATTTCTTCAAGGCAAAACGCACAAACTGCAAAGGCTGCTCAAGGAACGAATGCACCAGGCCGCCGAAGCGCTGGATTTTGAAAGAGCGGCCTTTTATCGAGACCGCCTGCAGTCCATCGAAGAACTTCAGGAATCACAGCATATTGTTTCCAGCCGCCTGGTGGATCAGGACGTGCTGGGATGCGTTCACGAAGACGACCGATGGACCGTGGTGGTGCTGTTTGTGCGCCGTGGCGCCATGGTGGGCCAGAGGACGTATCGTCTGCAGGAGATTTCCGGGGATTTACCCGAGGTTCTCGCTTCTTTCGTGCAACAGTTCTACGGCCCAGGCCGCTGGATTCCCGATGAAATTATCGTTCCCATGGAGCTGGACGGTCAGGAAGCCCTTGAGGAATGGCTCTCGGAGGTTCGGGGAAAACGCGTGCGGCTGTGGGCTGCGCAGCGGGGTTTACGCCGAGCCTTGCTGGATATGGCCCACAAAAACGCGCTGGAACAGCATCGAAGCCACGCAGAAGGGGGTGAGCCGCTCGACGCGATTCTGCAAAAGATCATGGAAATTTTTCAGTTGCCTCGCCTCCCCCGCGTCATTGTGTGTGTGGACATTTCCAACATGACGGGCCGCCATGCGGTGGGATCGGCGGTCACGTTCGTGGATGGACGGCCTCGACCTTCTCTTTATCGCCGTTTTGCCATACGGAGCTTTTCCCAACCCGATGACCCGGGCATGATGGCGGAAACCGTGGAACGGCTCCTGGCTTCACGCCGTCGTGGGGCGGCCACCATAGATCTTCTGGTTCTGGACGGCGGGAAGAGCCAGCTTCATCGCATTGCTCAGCTTCTGGAAAACATGGGGCTTCGCGAAACGTTGCCGATTCTGGCCCTGGCCAAGGAAAAGGATAAGGACGTGGGGCCCGAAGGCCGTGGGTTTTATGAAAAGGTGTATGTTCCGGGGCGAAAAAATCCCGTGTTTTTGTCTCGCCATCCCGAAGTGCTTCACTTTTTTCAGCGCCTGCGCGATGAAGCGCATCGGTTCGCCATCGGCGGCTACAAGCATCGGCATCGCAAGGAACTACTGGCCTCCGCGCTGGACGATGTCAAGGGTTTGGGACGAAAGCGCAAACAGGCGCTTTTAGCCCATTTTGGTGACGTGGAGAGCCTGCGCCGAGCCACTTTGGAAGACCTTAAGCATGTTCCCGGCCTTCCTGAGCCCGTCGCTCGAAACATCGTCGAACATTTCAGGAAACACTCTGACCCCAAAGGGGCCTGATTCCCGTCTTCGACCCGCCTCTTTAGAGCGTGTTTGGGTCATGAACGAAACCCGGCTAATGGAAAAAAGAGTGCCGGCAGGAGCGGTGAGCCTTTTGAAGAACGTCTCAAATCCGGCGCTGCACTTCCCAGCCCGTCGAAGGGACAACCTTCGGCCGTCCGAGTCGGCTGACTCAGGATCGGGTGGATGGCACACCGGGAATCAATGGCGAGGCGGTTTTCGATCCATCGGGTTCAAGCCGGCCTTCATGGTTCCGCTACGGCCTGAGCTTTTTTCACGAACTCATTAATGGACGTTGCCAGCAGCGCTGCGTTGGGGAGATTTTTCAACGTGTCCGGATATTCGATGTCCCGAACCGTGTGACGAATCGATCCAGGTCCAGTCTCGAACCGGGCTTTCCGAGCCCCAACAAGCAGCCACCGGCTGCCTTGACCAGGCCCTTGACGAAGCCCCTTTTGCATGCCCTACTGGAGACCTTCGTCGAGGCCTTCTCTGTTGATAAATGCTTAGGCTGCGGATTCGATCATGATGTGTTTCCCTCTGATGCAAAGCTGAAGGGGAAGGTCCTGACCAACCGAAGCAGAAAGCAGCGCCATGCCGATCAAAAGGCTCCCTTTGTTTCTGCCTTGCGAACCGGATTTGGAAAGGATTAATTTGAGGCTATTGTAGAGCTTCTCCCCGCCACGGCGACCGTCTCTAGGGGCTGCTTTTTAAAAATTCCGTTGGCTCTTCATGTGTGAGCCGCAAAAGCTTTGTCGCCATTTTCTGCAAGTCCTTGTCTTTAAGTGAGGCAATGAATTCCTTTTCGGCGTCTGTGAGTTTCCTCAAGAGTGGTTTTTTCTTTCTTTTCGGAGCCTTTTTGGGTTTTATTTTTTGCAGCCTTTTGTAATTGGCGTCCAGGATCGCGGAAACCTCTTCGATTTCGCCGACGCGAACGCGAATCTCTGCGACGACGCGACGCCCCCACCGTTCGTTGATGCGTCGCACAAGGGCTTCCTTGTTCAGTTCCAAGTGGTGTTTCCAAACACTGTCCCGTGCCACGACGACGAGGCGTCCGTTTTTCAGGGATCGAGGCGCACAGTGGCGCGCCACGCTCTCCCCCACCAGGTCTTTCCATTCTCCAAGGGGCTTGGATGCAAAGGACGGCTGCTGAGCCAGCACCTCTTTGATGAACTGCCCCAGAGGAACGGCTTGAGGGTTTGACGTTCTTTTCTGTAGGTCTTTCGGCATACTTGCAATGCTCCCCTTCCTATGCTATGAGCGAGCAGCTTTTTCTGAGGGCCCCCGTAGCTCAGGAGGATAGAGCACAGGATTCCTAATCCTGGTGCCGCAGGTTCGAATCCTGCCGGGGGCACCACCGAGCCCTTTGGGCGAACGACACTCCAGTCAGGAAAGTCCCCTTGCACACGCCTCTCGAGGGTCCGCGTTTTGTCAAGCCGTGCATGGTCATCATCATCCTTTGTGGAACCGGCGCAAAGGGCGGTGTCTGAGCTCGCGGCGTGCGCTGCTCCTTCAGAAGACCTCTCCCCGTCAGTGGTCTGCAAGGCTCGCATGGTTGAGTCCTGGGCGGCATCGCTTGAGCTGGATTCCGCAAGCCTTCTTTTCGCGAGCCGTTCAGAGTCCCTTTCCATTTCAGAGAGCCATTCAGCGATGAAACCAATCCATTTCACCCAAAAGGCTGCGGTTCTTCAAGAGGCAGCCAGATGGTGAATTCCGTGTCCTGGCCCATTTGACTTTGCCCACCAATCATGCCGCCGTGGCGGGTCACCATGCTGTAGACCACAGCCAGGCCCCCATACCTGTGCCCTTCCCCACGTCTTTGGTCGAGAAGAAAGGCTAAAAGATTTTTCGAGGTTTTCTGAAGGCACGCCGCACCCGGTATCCTTGACGCGGCGCTCCGCGCCGAGCCCATGGGTGCCTTCGCGGTGCATGGATAGGGCCGCTCGGGGTGACACGGTGATGGCCCCTTCAGCTTCCGTTCCAAAAAATATCCCAGCCCAATGGCCGCACTCATTCCCAAAACGCTCAACCTCGCAAAAAGCATGATTTCTCCTTGTTGCGGGCATCAGCATAAGGATTTTCCAGGACCCCACAGACAGATCGTGGACCACGGAGGCTTGATGGGTCCCCATGCGCGTGAAGGCCAAGGCGGACGCTCTTTAAAAGAATAACCCCATGAGCGGCCTTTTTTAGGCAAAAGAATCGTTCGGAAACGGGCATGGCCTTGCGTTGAACGCGAGAGGTTACTGGCTTCAGCATTGGGTCTCTTGAACAATAGCGCCGTTCTGTTATGATTCGCCAACACAATGCGGGGAAACATTTTTACGGCGCGGCCAAAGGAGACGAAGATGCCCCAGGGCACGGTGGACCTCAAAGCGGTTATTTTCGATTTCGACGGCGTACTTGTTGATTCGGAACCCCTTCATTACCAAGCCTTTTGCGACGTTTTGACTCCCATGGGTTTGGCGCACTCCTACGACGTCTACCTCGAGCGTTACATTGGATTTGATGATCGGGATGCCCTGCGCGCCATCTTTCAGGATGCCGGTCGGCCTCTAACTCCCGAACTTTTTGAACACCTGCTGCAAGCGAAAGAAGCCGCCTTTCAAAGAATCGTCTCGCATGGTGTGGTGCCCTTTGCCGGAGCCAGGGAACTCGTCAAAGAGCTTTACGAAGCTCGCCTGCCCTTGGCCATTGCTTCGGGAGCCAAAACCACAGAGATTTGCCTTATTCTCCGCACCCTGAACCTGCTGGAGGCCTTTTCCGTCATTGTGTCGGCCGATGATGTCCAGGCGGGAAAACCGCATCCAGAAACGTACCAACGGGCCGTTGAGGCGCTTTATGCGGCCCACCCTGCCCTTGGCCACGACGCCACATCCAACGGAGCCTCCCCTCGAGGTGTTGTGGTGGTGGAGGACACGCCCGCAGGGATTCAGGCGGCTCGAGCCGCCGGCCTTTTCGTGGTGGCCGTGGCCCACACCTATCCTGCGGGCGAGCTTCATCAGGCCCAGTGGACGGTGCCTCGCCTTTCGGACCTTTCCCTGGACCGCCTTCGCCATGTTCTGAAGACCCACGCACCGTCGCCCCTTTCATGAACCGACGCATGACGCTTTTAGATGAGAGGAAAAGCCATGCTTCTCGTGCCTTCTTCGGAAATCGCTGCACGGATCGTCGCCTTTCAGCGCCTGCTGGGTTCCCAGCAGGTGGATGCCGCGCTCATTCGGCAAAACACGGATCTTTACTATTTTTCAGGAACCGTGCAAGACGCTTTCCTGATTATTCCGGCTTCGGGCCCACCCGTCTTTGCTGTGCGCCGCGATGTGCAAAGAGCCGAACAACAAACTCCTCTGAGGCCCGTGATTCCTCTGGAAAGTCTTAAACAGCTGCCTTCTCTGGTCGACGAAGCCACCGGGCGTTCATCCCCTCGCACGCTAGGCATGGAACTGGACGTGTTGCCCACCAACACGTTTTTTTTCTTTGACGAAAAACTCTTTCCCAAGGACCGCTTAGTGGACGTGAGCGGCCTTATTCGGCACACGCGGAGCCTAAAGTCATCCTGGGAACTGGACATGATGCGCGGCGCGGCGCGAATTTCCGACACTGTCGCTCGCGCCGTCCCACAGTTTCTTCGTGAAGGCGTGCGAGAATGGGACCTTTTAGCAGAACTGGAAAGAACGGCCCGCTTGGCGGGCCATTTGGGATTTTCCAGAGTGCGCGGATTCAATCTGGAAATCTTTTTTGGGCATGTCCTTTCCGGGC
The Desulfosoma caldarium genome window above contains:
- a CDS encoding DUF721 domain-containing protein, translating into MPKDLQKRTSNPQAVPLGQFIKEVLAQQPSFASKPLGEWKDLVGESVARHCAPRSLKNGRLVVVARDSVWKHHLELNKEALVRRINERWGRRVVAEIRVRVGEIEEVSAILDANYKRLQKIKPKKAPKRKKKPLLRKLTDAEKEFIASLKDKDLQKMATKLLRLTHEEPTEFLKSSP
- the cutA gene encoding divalent-cation tolerance protein CutA, whose protein sequence is MASDVWITFITVGNADQAYNIAKTVVEENLAACVNILPAVRSIYRWKGELCDDAECLLMAKTTPDVFPLLKARVKALHSYEVPEIIAVPVQDGHEPYLEWVKKETQPPSR
- a CDS encoding Ntn hydrolase family protein, with amino-acid sequence MSQIIACQTKEGIVLAVDAKAVDVDTQGNVIHSTVEWLHPLGPRAAVAAGGAPEGAEMARLLSRFVADEKLEDIADIYPAALSFLASQFNEFRRKMCRVVPLDPIHQVYFLLAGVSAQDPENPQKLYLVWTKKKQPQLDGEEIRHAFTVPRRMALEYRLSQMAQRGATVQDVLTEVRAAMESLTWYKEEVGPPYRFAVLSKEGFREVPPS
- a CDS encoding PAS domain S-box protein gives rise to the protein MEVVPAIADDSEDAHLYRFARETVLVNWGVLLAANGHAIQNIVELNGKRIAVRSDDIYASALEKMLNRFQLQVEFLKASSYDAVRSMVERGDADMGLTDRIYATYAQNHRPVTATPIVVHPVELKFATSLKAPPELAETIDEHLRAWKADENSPFHQAMVRWLFITKKSPRHGILPPFFYAILAGVVILTTIIFLLRSQLRQKIQPIQDLRDQLHAVTTPRRAAEAALAEVEHWYRAIFETAGDALMILDERGIILECNPAACRLFKASEEQILGKTPMDLSPEVQPDGSLSHEKGAVFLDSTLAGCPQHFEWDHETFDGQVIKAEVQMNLTFQAGQARVLACVRDVSHKAALEMEREKQRDFLRTLLDGIPGALFVIDLQGRVIFWNKLCETLTGLPQEQVLNRPLNLKPLFKGRDLPVPALLLLEMTPEEFLQRYPHWKAQPMPFHSDGIQLTGEIVVQGQERYVDIGAARLRDRRGELLGIVQCARDITQEVQIQKQMLHSQKMEAVGKLSAGIAHDFNNILTIILGCCDLLLTKSDLDSTAKKRVDEIEKAAERASNLTRQLLVFSRKQVMQPVPLDFNKLIEDLCPILRRAVGEDIEIRQSLGKDLWPVMADPVFLEQTMLNLVINARDAMASGGRITIETWNEPVVEARDAGLFVIQPGEYVCLRVRDTGHGIPPEIQQRIFEPFFTTKSEGRGTGLGLATVYGIVKQLGGYIVVDSAVGQGAAFQIFLPRSKAQQQTTSSSSAQVFDLPQGLGTILVVEDEEALRAMVQEVLTENGYHVLTASHGAEALEVLEQASKVDLVLTDVVMPEMNGVALARHLAKKAPGVPILFISGYTDDQLAYRGILLPDVHLLAKPFSPQKLLQTVGRVLHRKSRLSSHEANDQGRPHEGAA
- a CDS encoding HAD family hydrolase, which gives rise to MPQGTVDLKAVIFDFDGVLVDSEPLHYQAFCDVLTPMGLAHSYDVYLERYIGFDDRDALRAIFQDAGRPLTPELFEHLLQAKEAAFQRIVSHGVVPFAGARELVKELYEARLPLAIASGAKTTEICLILRTLNLLEAFSVIVSADDVQAGKPHPETYQRAVEALYAAHPALGHDATSNGASPRGVVVVEDTPAGIQAARAAGLFVVAVAHTYPAGELHQAQWTVPRLSDLSLDRLRHVLKTHAPSPLS
- a CDS encoding DUF6485 family protein codes for the protein MECRKEKNLDVCPCTYEPCAKKGLCCECLQYHLKSRQLPGCCFPKDAERTYDRSFEHFARLVREKRI
- the uvrC gene encoding excinuclease ABC subunit UvrC, giving the protein MLIETNEEPEQRKESLGVHRPTQDFQEGSMEEGSFIEAESAAGLGHEAVAKADALVNAAQALHVEVPRLPHEPGVYLFKDDQGHVLYVGKARDLRKRVASYLRSTDTLPVKTRALLKNASHVEFVVTGNEKEALLLESSLIKRYRPRYNVVLRDDKNYPALRLDPREPYPRLSVVRRFEKDGALYFGPYHAAHALRETLKVLHKVFPLRLCKSSKLIPRDRPCLNHSLGRCLGACAGKVSQEEYRRMVDEVILFLQGKTHKLQRLLKERMHQAAEALDFERAAFYRDRLQSIEELQESQHIVSSRLVDQDVLGCVHEDDRWTVVVLFVRRGAMVGQRTYRLQEISGDLPEVLASFVQQFYGPGRWIPDEIIVPMELDGQEALEEWLSEVRGKRVRLWAAQRGLRRALLDMAHKNALEQHRSHAEGGEPLDAILQKIMEIFQLPRLPRVIVCVDISNMTGRHAVGSAVTFVDGRPRPSLYRRFAIRSFSQPDDPGMMAETVERLLASRRRGAATIDLLVLDGGKSQLHRIAQLLENMGLRETLPILALAKEKDKDVGPEGRGFYEKVYVPGRKNPVFLSRHPEVLHFFQRLRDEAHRFAIGGYKHRHRKELLASALDDVKGLGRKRKQALLAHFGDVESLRRATLEDLKHVPGLPEPVARNIVEHFRKHSDPKGA